TTGCTTCGGAGAAATAAGCGTAGGGTGCATGTGTTAGGAATTCAACGAAAGGAGAGGCATATGGCCGGCGCAAAAGAACCGTGGTATTGTAAGCACAGCAATCTTGGAAAAGCCTTTCATCAGTTTTACGACACATGCCAGAATGAAACAAATCTCGATAATAAAACCCGCGAGCTTCTGCAGCTTGCCCTCGCGTCTGTTTTCCGTTGCCCCCGCTGTACCCGCGAACATTTGAGAGGTGCACTTAATTCAGGTGCGAGCAAACAGGAAGTGTCCGAAACACTGCTTATCGCCGCACAGGAAGGCGCGGGAACACAATTGAGCCGGCTTAAAGAATAGAGGAAGAATTGGAGTACCGGGTATCTGATTTGCAGCCCATTACTCCATCACTCTATCTCTTACTTTTAACCATAAGGAGGTTTCTATGGATTACGAAATGCTTCGACGCCGTGTAGAAGAGCTTCCTTTTATTCCCGACAGTCAGACTGCCGAAGTGGCAATCAAATCGGTACTTGGTCATCTTGCCAGCCGTATGGAGGAAGACCAAGCGCGGGTAATGACCGCAAGCTTTCCGCCGTCGTTGAACTACGATACGCTCCGCAGTCACCAGCAGACAGTCACCACTATTTCGGTGGTACAGTTTATCGAAGACATTCGTGAACAATTTGGTTTTTCAACCGGAGATACTCATAATCTTATTCGAACAATCATGCACTCAGCCAAAGGGGACTTTTCTCCCGATACACTCCAAGAATGGGAAAAGCATCTTCCGGAAGACTGGGCTGAAATGGTTGAGGAGGCGTGAAGGTTAGAAGAAGGATTGAAGGATGCGAGAACGATTAAGATGGACGAGAGGGAATAGGGCCGGGTTCGCGAAGTTACGAGCGCATTATGGAAATCGTTACAAAAACAGTCTGTTTCTTTCTTTTTGTCTACCATACTCGTTCTCCTAATCCTTAATTTATTGGACTATGAACGAATTGCTCTGTATTATTATTGGTGGTTTTTTGATGAGTCTGATAGCCGTTGTTGGTGGTTTTACGGCTATTTTACAGAAGGGATTGCTCGATCGGATACTTCTTCCAATTGTAGCGCTCGCCGCGGGGACACTCCTTGGAGGTGCGCTGTTCCATATGATTCCCGAAGCGATTCAGGTAATCGATCCACGGGACGCGGGAATATGGGTGATGGGCGGTTTTATCACCTTTCTGGGACTCGAACAGTTTCTTCACTGGCACAACTACGCGCATCACTCGGCCGAAGATAAGCATAAGCCCATGACCTACCTGGTTCTGATCGGTGACGGAATCCATAATTTTTTAGGGGGGTTGGGTATTGCAAGTACTTTTCTTATTGATCCCCGGGCAGGGATAGCAGCCTGGATCGCCGCAGCCGGCCATGAAATACCCCAGGAATTCGGCGACTTCGGCGTACTGGTTCACGGCGGCTGGAACAAACGCACCGCCCTTATTCTGAACGTTCTTTCGGCACTCACCTTTCCGGCAGGCGCCATCCTCGCCTATTATGTATCACTGAGGTTCGAGACCGCCGGACTGGTGCTGTTCGGCGCGGGAAACTTTATCTATATCGCAGCATCGGACCTTGTCCCCGAAATCAAACTCCATAAAACATTGTGGAACGCCATAGTTCATTTTTCTTTCCTTGTTGCCGGCATGCTCCTCATGCTCGTGTTATCCTATGCTTTTTAAGGAAGGCCATGGGTGAGGGTAAGGAGGGATGAGGGATTGAAGACAACGAGAATGATTACGATGAACGGGCGGAGGAGTTTACGTGGTAAGAATGTGGGTAACTTAAAAATAGTGGAGGCTTTTTTGAACCTTGACCGCCTGTCCCGGGCTTATTTCAGGATTGTGTGTTTGAAAAAAACCTCACCTTCGTCTATGCTCCTCATCCATTATCCTTCTCCTCCTTCATCATTTCAACAGCTGTATACCACGCAAAAACATTTCTACGGCAACTGTAGTTAGAAGCATGCCCATTAACCGTTCGATAGCTGCGATAGTTCGCAGGCCGACAAGTTTTGAAATATTGCTTGATATCAGCAGAATAAGTAATGAAAGAAACCAGGCTGAAAAAAGTGCAAGCAGCCATTGCGGCCAACGCTGAGGATTTCTTGCCATAAGTAACAGTATGGTTGCCATGGCCGACGGTCCGGCGATAAAGGGTACCGCCAGGGGAAATATGAAGGGTTCCTCTTCAGGTGATGCTCCAAAAATTTCCCTGGAATCGGAAAAAATCATCCGCAAGGCAATAAGAAACAGTATGATTCCCCCTGATATACTGAGGGACACTCTTGACAAAACAAGGAATGCAAGGATATATTGCCCGGTAAAAAGGAAAATGACAAGAATCAAAAAGGCAATGCACATTTCCCGCAGGATGATAATTCTTTGACGTTTTGGCTCGATTTTTTTGAGAACAGATATAAAAAAGGGGATATTGCCGATAGGATCGAGCACTAAGAAAAGAAGGGCTGCTGCCGAGAGGGTTGTCATAGTGGTAAGTAAGGGGGGGGAGAAGATCGATTAAAGATAACGAGAATGATCAAAATGAACGATAAAGAATTTTCCTATTGTTTACCCAGATGCGGGAGGCCGGAAACCAGCTTCATTCTCATTAATCGTTCCCTTTATCTTCCATTGCTTCTCCTCCATACCAATTCTCTCCCGGGGCGCCTGTGCGCCCTGGGAAGAGAAATTATTGGTAGTTCCCTCAGCCCTTGACTTCGATTTTCTTTGCCTGGGGTTGGGGCCGGCTTGTTTTCTTCAGTGAAAGCTCAAGAACGCCGTTTTTAAATGTTGCGTTGATGCTTTCTTTATCGACATAGTCGGGAAGCGTAAAAGAACGGCTGAATGAGCCATAGGCCCGTTCGAGATGGCTGTAATACCCGCCTTCTTCTTCCTTTTTCGATTCTTCTTTTTTATCGCCGCTGATAGTGAGAACATCACCGGATATCGAAATGTCGATGTTGTTTTTGTCAACACCAGGAATGTCGGCGCGAATGAGAAATTCATCCTTTTCTTCAACAATATCCATACTCGGCCACATTCTGCCGCTGATATCCCGGTTGGACATGCTGAAAAAAGGATCGTTAAAAAAGTCGTTGAGAAGAGTGCTTAATGAACTCATGGTCCGTTCGGGGCGGAAAGTAGGTAAAAAAGCCATAGGTCCTCCTTTAGTAAATAATGATGGAAAAGAAAATCCTACACTGCTTCCATGGTAAGCAGATTACTACCGAGGGCATTCATGTGTTGTTGACAATTTAAATCAATGCCTTCGAATTATTTTCCGCATTCATTGATGCAAAAGTTATGCCATTCGGGAAGATCGATCGGTGTTTTAGGTGCGTGAGAAAGCTCCACAACGGCCTCCTTTCGAATGGGATACTCCGGTATCCATTCGTAATTTCGAAAATCGCATTTGCATTTCCGGGAAATTTACGCTTTTGCCGTGCAGTCCATATTGTATCAAAGCAGCATGTGAATGAATAGTATCCCGGCATCGAATTTGCATCGGAAAACAGCAAAAACTGAGTAATTTCGCTGTAGCCGGGATAAAGAGGTGGTGAAGCAGACAAAAGCAAGGGGTAATCCATTATTCAATCATTTCATTATTCTCATTTATCGAAAGCATTCTCATGAGTTATCGATATGCAATAACCGAAACAACAAAACAGAATCTCAGGCGCATTGCCGGAGAGCAGATCGACAAGGCAATGCGGGATCTGGTGTTTGAAAATATCAAAAACGCCGGCGGCATACATGAGGCCCGGAAAGAGTTTAAAAAAATACGGGCACTGCTTCGACTGGTGCGTCCTGCACTCGGCAACAATTATACCCGTCTCAATGGAATGTTCCGTGGGGCTGGACGGGAATTTTCCGATTTCCGTGATGCGAAAGTAATGGCTGCAACCTGTAGCAACCTCGAAAACCACTTTAAGCCCCAGGCAAAGAAAGCGCTTTTTGCGGGGATCCAATCGCTTCTGGACAAACGGCGAGAGGATTTGATGAGCAAGCAGGGGCAGATTAAAAAGAAAGTTCAAAGAGTTCGGGACATGCTCAATGACTCGCAAAAAGTAATAGCTTCATGCAAAATGGGTGCTGAAGGATTCGATGCCGTGGGTGGAGGGCTGACACGAATCTACCGGCGGGGAAGAAAGGCTTTTGTCAATGCATACGATACTCCTTCCATGCAGAATTTTCATGACTGGCGAAAACGGGTCAAAGATTACTTGTATCACATGCGCCTTCTTCGCGATATGTGGCCGCCTGTTATAAAGGGATGCTGTTTTTCGCTCGAGGATTTGAGTCATATACTCGGTGATGAACACGATTTGAGTATACTGAGTGAATATATCGATGGTGTTTCAGAAGCGCATCTCAATTCTGAAGATCGGGCGGTGCTTAAAGATTTAATAACCCTGCGGCAATCGGAACTTCGCGCAAGTGCCCGGGCGCGGGGCAAACGCCTCTATGCAGAGAAGCCAAAAGCTTTCCGCACCCGTTTCGAGCAGTACTGGCTCGCATGGTCATGATACTCCCCAAGATACCCATCCTCTGATTGGCATACAATTTGCGTTTTGCTTTGTGCATTAACCGGGGGTTTGTGCATCAATCAACAATAAGGAGCCGGTCATGATGGAAGACGGTGTGTCGATAATGGAGAGATTCTACGATATCGGAACAGCCTATTTCTCCATGGAATTTGCGCTGGAGAATGATATGCACACCTATGCCGGCGGGCTTGGAGTACTGGCTGCCGACATGATGCGGGGATGTGCAGATCTGGAAATAGGCATTGCCGGCGTCTCTTTATTAGTGAAAAAGGGGTATTTTTTCCAGACAATCGATGCACAGGGAGTACAGCACGAAAAAGAAGATCGCTGGAATCCCCACGAATTTTTGACACCTCTTAATGCAGAAGTCTCCGTCACCATAGAAGACCGTCAGGTACGCATAACTCCCTGGCTGTACGGGGTGAAGGGGGTTACGGGATTTGAAGTTCCGGTTATTTTTCTTGATACCGACAATGAAGCCAATTCACCCTTCGAACGCAGTTTGAGTTATTACCTTTATAAGGATGACGACCGGTTCAGGTGTGCTCAGGAGATTGTTCTGGGTGTGGGCGGAGTACGGATGCTCGAGGCTCTCGGATTCGTCTCCGATCTCCGGTACCACATGAATGAGGGGCATTCGGCCTTTCTTGTTGCAGAACTCATGCGCAAATTTGGTGATGCTGCAGATCCTGCCCGGGAGGTGCGCAACCGGTGCATCTTTACCACCCATACGCCCGTTCCCGCCGGTCACGATAAGTTCAGTACAAAGATGGTTCAGAATATGTTTCCCTCCATGCCCGAAGAGATACAAAAAAGCATGGGGAGCGTCTGTAACATGACCGAACTGGCTCTCAACCATAGCGCATTTGTCAACGGAGTGGCCGGAAGTCATACCGAAACTACGAGCACCATGTTTCCCGGTCATGATATCGAATCAATCACCAATGGCATTCATACCTCATACTGGGTGTGCCCGTCAATGGATGAACTTTTTGGCCGCTATGTTAAATCGTGGCGAAAAGATTTTTTTAATCTGCGGTATATCGCGGGGGTTTCATGCAAAGAAATCATGGAGGCCCACCGGGCGGCAAAGGAGCGGATGATTGCATGGCTTTTCGGGCATCAAAAAGTCAATCTGAATCCGGATGTTTTTACTATAGGATATGCCCGCCGGATAACACCCTATAAGCGTGCAGACATGCTTTTCTCCGATATGCAGCGCCTGAAATCTATTGCACAACAGTATAGGGGGCTGCAGATACTCTATTCGGGTATAGCCCATCCGGCCGACCGGGAAGGGAAGCGGCAGATAGAGTATGTTCATGACGCCATGAAAGCTCTGAGGCCTCACGTGCGTACGTGCTATATCGAAGACTATGATTTGCAGATCGCCGGTATGATGGTATCCGGGTGCGACCTGTGGCTCAACACCCCCCGTCCGCCCCAGGAAGCTTCCGGTACCTCGGGAATGAAAGCCGCAGCCAACGGTGTGCCGCAACTCTCGGTTCTCGACGGCTGGTGGAATGAAGGACATATCGAGAATATCACCGGATGGAGCATCGGTAAGCGCTATGATGAAAACGAAAGAGCATCACATGCAGAAGAATTGGAAGATATGTACGGTAAGCTGGAACATACGATCCTCCCACTCTATTACAACAATCCGGAACAATGGGCCCGGATTATGCGCAATTGTATCTCAATCAATGGTTCATTTTTCAATACGCACCGGATGGTTCGTCAATACGTCGTAAATGCCTACTTTACACACATCACCGAAAAGATAGAGACAACCGAGCCGGTGCTTCAGGAAATCAGGTAGCGATAATTCAGATGAGAAAAAAGTTTTGACATTACAATAATCAACAAATGAAAGGACATGCGGAATGGTTACCCTCACATACCTTAAGCATGCACAAGAAATCAGGGAAAGCAATGATATTCGGGTCAAAAGACTTTTCCCTGCTTCCGATCAGACATCCTATGATCCCTTTGCTCTTGTGGATGAATTTTTTATACCTCAGGACAGCGGTTTTCCCCGAATGGAATACCGCGGGTTCGAAGGGTATACGTATATCACTGAAGGCGCCCTTCTGCATTCCGATACAACAGGAATTGCACGGGTGATTGAAAGCGGTGGATTGCAGCATTATGTAGCAGGCAGAGGACTCGTTCACTCGGAAACATCAGTCGCCGGTCATCCGCTGTGTCATGGATTCCGGATCTGGGTCAATCTTCCCCGGGACATGAAAAAGATCGATCCGTCATACGACTCTTGGCAGCCCGACCAGTTACCCTATGTTCAGAACCAGGGAAGCTCGGCTTACCACATTGTCGGGAACGGCGCGCCAACATCTTCAACAATACCGTTAATTATCCAGGATATACATATGGATATCAATGCCCATCATTTTATGTCGGTGCCCAGTGAGATGGAGGGGTTGATGTACTGTTACTGGGGTGAAGTTGAAGCGTGCGATTACCGGATCGGTCCCGGCGAATACTTTTTTCTTCCCGATGCCGTTGAAATAGCTGCTTATGCCCGGAGAGAAAGCAGAATTCTGCTTCTTGCAGGCGTACCGTTAGCCGAACAAATCAGACTCAGCGGAACATCGGTTGAGTAATTGCGAATTATCAGCAAAAGTGTCTCTTTCCTCTGTTTTTTACCTTGTAGAAAGTGAAAAAGTTGTATTATGGATTTTAAACATCTCATGCCCTTGCAGCAAAAGAACGATTCGAAGATTATTATGCTTGTTATGGACGGCCTTGGTGGCCTGCCGAAAACATGGCAGGGAAAGACCGAGCTGGAGCAGGCGAATACGCCTGAAATGGACACGATGGCCACGGAAGGAATGTGTGGATTACATGTTCCGGTAGGGCCGGGGATCACCCCCGGAAGTGGTCCTGGACACCTTGGCATATTCGGGTACGATCCTCTCCAGTATACGGTAGGCCGCGGGGTTCTCTCGGCCCTTGGAATCGATTTTGATATCGGGCCTGATGATGTTGCTGCGCGGGGTAATTTCTGTACGATCGACAAAAAGGGGAATGTTACCGACCGTCGTGCAGGACGAATCGATACCGAAACCAATAAGAAATTATGCGAAAAATTACGGAATATCACAATCAATGGAGTTGAAATATTTATCGAGACAATTAAAGAACACCGTTTCCTTCTGGTGCTGCGGGGTAAGAAATTGAGTTCGGCAATTAACGATACTGATCCTCAGGCAACGGGGGCGCCGCCCAAAGAGGTGGAGACTGTTGCTCCGGATGCCGAACACACCGGAAATATTGTTGAAGCTTTTATTTCCCAGGCGAGTGAGATTTTATCCCATGAGCCAAAAGCAAATATGGTGCTGATGCGGGGATTTGCCAAAAGGCCCAATTGGCCCCGGTTCGAGGAAGTATTCGGAATGCATGGAGCCGCCATTGCTGCATACCCCATGTATCGTGGACTGGGAAAATTGATCGGCATGGATGTCATCGGGAATGCAGGCAATCTTGATGAAGAACTTTCTCTTGTAAAAGAACATTACGGCAACTATGATTTCTTCTTTGTTCATGTGAAGGCAACCGACAGTTCGGGAGAGGATGGTGATTTTGACCGGAAGATGCATGCCATTGAAGAGGTCGATTCGATTATCCCCCGGATACTCGATTTTAAACCGGAGGTAATGATTATTACCGGCGATCACTCGACTCCGTCGGTCTTGAAATCCCACAGCTGGCATCCAGTCCCGCTTTTAATCTGGTCGAAATCATGCCGGCCCGATGATGTTCAGAAATTTGGTGAAAGCTATTGTACCCATGGCGCTCTGGGGCCACAAATGCCTGCCGTTGATATCATGCCCATGGCGCTGGCGCATGCACACCGCCTGAATAAATATGGCGCCTGATAGTGTTGCTGCTTCGCCGGGTATGTGATGCGGGTACTAAACCGAAAGGAACATGATCATGCA
This region of Chitinivibrionales bacterium genomic DNA includes:
- a CDS encoding NAAT family transporter — translated: MTTLSAAALLFLVLDPIGNIPFFISVLKKIEPKRQRIIILREMCIAFLILVIFLFTGQYILAFLVLSRVSLSISGGIILFLIALRMIFSDSREIFGASPEEEPFIFPLAVPFIAGPSAMATILLLMARNPQRWPQWLLALFSAWFLSLLILLISSNISKLVGLRTIAAIERLMGMLLTTVAVEMFLRGIQLLK
- a CDS encoding ZIP family metal transporter, encoding MNELLCIIIGGFLMSLIAVVGGFTAILQKGLLDRILLPIVALAAGTLLGGALFHMIPEAIQVIDPRDAGIWVMGGFITFLGLEQFLHWHNYAHHSAEDKHKPMTYLVLIGDGIHNFLGGLGIASTFLIDPRAGIAAWIAAAGHEIPQEFGDFGVLVHGGWNKRTALILNVLSALTFPAGAILAYYVSLRFETAGLVLFGAGNFIYIAASDLVPEIKLHKTLWNAIVHFSFLVAGMLLMLVLSYAF
- a CDS encoding DUF2267 domain-containing protein, which codes for MDYEMLRRRVEELPFIPDSQTAEVAIKSVLGHLASRMEEDQARVMTASFPPSLNYDTLRSHQQTVTTISVVQFIEDIREQFGFSTGDTHNLIRTIMHSAKGDFSPDTLQEWEKHLPEDWAEMVEEA
- the glgP gene encoding alpha-glucan family phosphorylase — its product is MERFYDIGTAYFSMEFALENDMHTYAGGLGVLAADMMRGCADLEIGIAGVSLLVKKGYFFQTIDAQGVQHEKEDRWNPHEFLTPLNAEVSVTIEDRQVRITPWLYGVKGVTGFEVPVIFLDTDNEANSPFERSLSYYLYKDDDRFRCAQEIVLGVGGVRMLEALGFVSDLRYHMNEGHSAFLVAELMRKFGDAADPAREVRNRCIFTTHTPVPAGHDKFSTKMVQNMFPSMPEEIQKSMGSVCNMTELALNHSAFVNGVAGSHTETTSTMFPGHDIESITNGIHTSYWVCPSMDELFGRYVKSWRKDFFNLRYIAGVSCKEIMEAHRAAKERMIAWLFGHQKVNLNPDVFTIGYARRITPYKRADMLFSDMQRLKSIAQQYRGLQILYSGIAHPADREGKRQIEYVHDAMKALRPHVRTCYIEDYDLQIAGMMVSGCDLWLNTPRPPQEASGTSGMKAAANGVPQLSVLDGWWNEGHIENITGWSIGKRYDENERASHAEELEDMYGKLEHTILPLYYNNPEQWARIMRNCISINGSFFNTHRMVRQYVVNAYFTHITEKIETTEPVLQEIR
- a CDS encoding 2,3-bisphosphoglycerate-independent phosphoglycerate mutase: MDFKHLMPLQQKNDSKIIMLVMDGLGGLPKTWQGKTELEQANTPEMDTMATEGMCGLHVPVGPGITPGSGPGHLGIFGYDPLQYTVGRGVLSALGIDFDIGPDDVAARGNFCTIDKKGNVTDRRAGRIDTETNKKLCEKLRNITINGVEIFIETIKEHRFLLVLRGKKLSSAINDTDPQATGAPPKEVETVAPDAEHTGNIVEAFISQASEILSHEPKANMVLMRGFAKRPNWPRFEEVFGMHGAAIAAYPMYRGLGKLIGMDVIGNAGNLDEELSLVKEHYGNYDFFFVHVKATDSSGEDGDFDRKMHAIEEVDSIIPRILDFKPEVMIITGDHSTPSVLKSHSWHPVPLLIWSKSCRPDDVQKFGESYCTHGALGPQMPAVDIMPMALAHAHRLNKYGA
- a CDS encoding CHAD domain-containing protein translates to MSYRYAITETTKQNLRRIAGEQIDKAMRDLVFENIKNAGGIHEARKEFKKIRALLRLVRPALGNNYTRLNGMFRGAGREFSDFRDAKVMAATCSNLENHFKPQAKKALFAGIQSLLDKRREDLMSKQGQIKKKVQRVRDMLNDSQKVIASCKMGAEGFDAVGGGLTRIYRRGRKAFVNAYDTPSMQNFHDWRKRVKDYLYHMRLLRDMWPPVIKGCCFSLEDLSHILGDEHDLSILSEYIDGVSEAHLNSEDRAVLKDLITLRQSELRASARARGKRLYAEKPKAFRTRFEQYWLAWS
- a CDS encoding Hsp20 family protein codes for the protein MAFLPTFRPERTMSSLSTLLNDFFNDPFFSMSNRDISGRMWPSMDIVEEKDEFLIRADIPGVDKNNIDISISGDVLTISGDKKEESKKEEEGGYYSHLERAYGSFSRSFTLPDYVDKESINATFKNGVLELSLKKTSRPQPQAKKIEVKG